In one Umezawaea sp. Da 62-37 genomic region, the following are encoded:
- a CDS encoding serine hydrolase domain-containing protein → MVRAVLVGVVFSVVLVGAACSPAPVGAPAPSTTSSPPSPPVSTPIVVPPSTTPPAAAPVTVDPAGQVLDDYLAGMAVQQQFRGAVEVRRGADVLLRKGYGDADVGTSTPVTPDTRFQVGSLTKQFTAVAVLRLQDQGKVRVTDLVCSHLADCPPDWAPITVDQLLTHTSGIYNYTEAGEDEAKPFLNRHVVPQELVDYVKGKPLDFTPGSRWKYSNSGYVLLGVLVERLSGMDYATFLRQQLFDPLGMRDTGYDTLRSPRANGYTDWTTPGEDDVSLYFSAGGVLSTTGDLARWNAFLLSDKPGVISSTSRAAMLSPHADIPGTQVHYGYGIEVHGGGADLTYAHGGLVTGYRCENTIRPSDALSVTVLTNLATNDPESISGHLIELAGRP, encoded by the coding sequence GTGGTCCGGGCTGTGCTGGTCGGTGTGGTGTTCTCGGTGGTGCTGGTGGGTGCGGCGTGCTCACCGGCGCCGGTGGGCGCGCCCGCCCCGTCGACGACCTCGTCGCCGCCGTCACCCCCGGTGTCGACGCCGATCGTGGTCCCGCCGTCCACCACTCCCCCGGCCGCGGCCCCCGTGACCGTGGACCCGGCGGGCCAAGTGCTCGACGACTACCTGGCCGGGATGGCCGTCCAGCAGCAGTTCCGCGGCGCGGTCGAGGTGCGCCGGGGCGCGGACGTGCTGCTGCGCAAGGGGTACGGCGACGCCGACGTCGGCACCTCCACCCCCGTCACGCCCGACACCCGGTTCCAGGTCGGGTCGCTCACCAAGCAGTTCACCGCGGTGGCCGTGCTGCGGTTGCAGGACCAGGGCAAGGTGCGGGTCACCGACCTGGTCTGCTCGCACCTGGCGGACTGCCCTCCGGACTGGGCGCCGATCACCGTGGACCAGCTGCTCACCCACACCTCGGGGATCTACAACTACACCGAGGCCGGTGAGGACGAGGCCAAGCCGTTCCTCAACCGGCACGTGGTGCCCCAGGAGCTGGTGGACTACGTGAAGGGCAAGCCCCTGGACTTCACCCCCGGTTCCCGGTGGAAGTACAGCAACTCCGGGTACGTCCTGCTCGGCGTCCTGGTCGAACGGCTGTCCGGGATGGACTACGCGACGTTCCTGCGGCAGCAGCTGTTCGACCCGCTGGGTATGCGCGACACCGGCTACGACACCCTCCGGTCCCCGCGTGCCAACGGCTACACGGACTGGACCACGCCCGGCGAGGACGACGTGTCGCTGTACTTCTCCGCCGGTGGCGTGCTGTCCACCACCGGCGACCTGGCCCGCTGGAACGCGTTCCTGCTCTCGGACAAGCCGGGCGTGATCAGCTCGACCTCGCGGGCCGCCATGCTGAGCCCGCACGCCGACATCCCCGGCACGCAGGTCCACTACGGCTACGGCATCGAGGTGCACGGCGGCGGTGCCGACCTGACCTACGCCCACGGCGGCCTTGTCACGGGATACCGCTGCGAGAACACCATCCGGCCGTCGGACGCCCTGTCGGTCACGGTGCTGACCAACCTCGCGACCAACGACCCGGAGTCCATCTCCGGTCACCTGATCGAGCTTGCGGGCCGTCCCTGA
- a CDS encoding ice-binding family protein encodes MDRDPVRPPNGKPLPRARWGAAGGLVTAAATLFAVGLLVAPTAYAATSPVGLGTVASYSVLGGQAVTNTGPSTLDGDLGVSPGTSITGFPPGTTAGATHNNDAQAAQAQSDLVVAYDDAAGRAPTASVSDDLVGRTLPDGVYKSTGPIGLSGTLTLDGQGDPGSVFIFQIASTLTTASASAVVLVNGAQACNVYWQVGSSATLGTNSTFVGTILALTSISVTTGTIVEGRALARNGQVSLDTDVFTTPGCDTTPTTTTTTTTTDGATTTTEPTTTTDDTTTTTDQTTTTTDDTTTTTDQTTTTTTTDDTTTTTDETTTTEESTTTTTPTTTTTTTAPTTTTDDTTTTTTPAQETTTTTIPTTTTTNGTTTNETTTTTGESTTTDSTTTTTDSGTTTDSGTTTTGTTTTGTTTADSSTTTAPSTTTSRERPSRTIPQETSTTTTTGDTGVVWYPEGTTGAGELWTGGPGPADSYYAADTSGLASTGVGGWLPVAIGVGALLSLTGALLLAVGRVRSRRP; translated from the coding sequence ATGGACCGCGATCCTGTTCGACCCCCGAACGGCAAGCCGCTCCCACGTGCGCGGTGGGGTGCGGCCGGTGGGCTGGTCACGGCGGCCGCCACGCTGTTCGCCGTCGGCCTGCTGGTGGCGCCGACCGCCTACGCGGCCACGTCCCCGGTGGGGCTGGGCACCGTCGCGAGCTACTCGGTGCTCGGCGGCCAGGCCGTCACCAACACCGGGCCCAGCACCCTGGACGGCGACCTCGGCGTCAGCCCCGGCACCAGCATCACCGGATTCCCGCCCGGCACGACGGCCGGCGCGACGCACAACAACGACGCCCAGGCCGCGCAGGCCCAGTCCGACCTGGTGGTCGCCTACGACGACGCCGCGGGACGCGCGCCGACCGCGAGCGTCTCCGACGACCTGGTCGGGCGGACGCTGCCCGACGGCGTCTACAAGTCCACCGGCCCGATCGGGCTGAGCGGCACCCTGACCCTCGACGGGCAGGGCGACCCGGGTTCGGTCTTCATCTTCCAGATCGCGTCCACGCTGACCACCGCTTCAGCCAGTGCCGTCGTGCTGGTCAACGGGGCGCAGGCCTGCAACGTGTACTGGCAGGTCGGCAGCTCCGCCACGTTGGGCACGAACTCCACGTTCGTCGGGACGATCCTCGCCCTGACCTCCATCTCGGTGACCACCGGGACCATCGTCGAAGGCCGCGCGCTGGCCCGCAACGGCCAGGTCTCCTTGGACACCGACGTCTTCACCACACCGGGCTGCGACACCACACCCACGACCACGACCACCACTACGACGACGGACGGGGCGACGACCACCACCGAGCCGACCACCACGACCGACGACACCACGACGACGACCGACCAGACGACCACGACCACCGACGACACCACCACCACGACCGACCAGACGACCACGACCACGACCACCGACGACACCACCACCACGACCGACGAGACCACCACGACCGAGGAATCGACCACCACGACGACGCCCACCACCACGACCACCACGACCGCGCCCACCACCACGACCGACGACACCACGACCACGACGACACCGGCGCAGGAGACCACCACCACCACCATCCCGACGACGACCACGACGAACGGGACCACCACGAACGAGACCACCACGACCACCGGCGAGTCGACGACCACCGACTCCACGACGACCACCACCGACTCCGGCACCACCACCGACTCCGGCACGACAACCACCGGCACGACAACCACCGGGACCACCACGGCCGACTCCTCCACCACGACCGCGCCCAGCACCACGACGAGCCGGGAGAGGCCCTCGAGGACGATCCCGCAGGAGACGAGCACCACGACGACGACCGGCGACACCGGGGTGGTGTGGTACCCGGAGGGCACGACCGGCGCGGGCGAGCTGTGGACCGGCGGTCCTGGTCCCGCTGACTCCTACTACGCCGCGGACACGTCCGGACTGGCGAGCACGGGCGTGGGCGGCTGGCTGCCGGTCGCCATCGGCGTCGGAGCGCTGCTGTCCCTCACCGGTGCCCTGCTGCTGGCCGTCGGCCGAGTGCGCTCACGTCGGCCGTGA
- a CDS encoding GAF domain-containing sensor histidine kinase: protein MSPENREVERVAALRALHLLDTPPEDRFDRITRLARDLFDMPIALVSLVDVDRQWTKSKAGAALCETPRALSFCTHVVDSGTLVEIPDALTDPRFAHNPVVVGGPRLRFYAGVPVLSPSGHVIGTLCLLDRVPRSLTGRQRAELGELAAWVELECATVRSNRWEQETERARRDFVSVVSHELRTPLTSIHGSLELIASGRFGELPPQVGRLVGIAARNTDRLVRLSQDVVDLHQAHRGQLRLRLDAVVLPDVVRQAVDAVGEVADRAGVSMAVVCAKSAEVRGDADRLVQVVTNLLVNAARVSPRGGRVTVTCGVRGSWARIEVRDHGPGVPQGQLDEIFEPFVQFDVPGQRRTGGAGLGLAIARGIVEAHGGRIGARPADGGGSAFEVALPAAGPDVDLAWW from the coding sequence ATGTCGCCGGAAAACCGCGAAGTCGAACGCGTGGCGGCGCTGCGCGCGCTGCACCTGCTCGACACTCCGCCGGAGGATCGCTTCGACCGGATCACCAGGCTCGCCAGGGACCTGTTCGACATGCCGATCGCGCTGGTGTCGCTGGTCGACGTCGACCGGCAGTGGACCAAGTCGAAGGCCGGGGCGGCGTTGTGCGAGACCCCGCGCGCCCTGTCGTTCTGCACGCACGTGGTCGACTCCGGCACGCTCGTCGAGATCCCGGACGCCCTGACCGACCCGCGGTTCGCGCACAACCCGGTGGTGGTCGGCGGCCCGCGCCTCCGCTTCTACGCCGGCGTGCCCGTCCTGTCGCCATCGGGGCACGTCATCGGCACGCTCTGCCTGCTCGACCGGGTGCCGCGCAGCCTGACCGGACGGCAGCGGGCCGAACTGGGAGAGCTGGCCGCGTGGGTCGAACTGGAGTGCGCGACCGTGCGGTCGAACCGGTGGGAGCAGGAGACCGAACGGGCCCGGCGGGACTTCGTGTCCGTGGTCAGCCACGAGCTGCGCACACCGCTGACGTCCATCCACGGGTCGCTGGAGCTGATCGCGTCCGGCCGGTTCGGCGAGCTGCCGCCGCAGGTCGGCAGGCTGGTCGGCATCGCGGCGCGCAACACCGACCGGCTGGTCCGGCTGTCCCAGGACGTGGTGGACCTGCACCAGGCGCACCGCGGGCAGCTGCGCCTGCGGCTGGACGCGGTCGTGCTGCCCGACGTCGTGCGGCAGGCCGTGGACGCCGTCGGGGAGGTGGCCGACCGGGCCGGGGTGAGCATGGCGGTGGTCTGCGCCAAGTCCGCCGAGGTGCGCGGTGACGCCGACCGGCTGGTCCAGGTCGTGACCAACCTGCTGGTCAACGCGGCGCGCGTGTCGCCGCGGGGCGGGCGGGTGACCGTGACGTGCGGGGTGCGCGGGTCATGGGCGCGGATCGAGGTCCGCGACCACGGGCCCGGTGTCCCGCAGGGGCAGCTGGACGAGATCTTCGAGCCGTTCGTGCAGTTCGACGTCCCCGGTCAGCGGCGGACCGGCGGCGCGGGGCTGGGACTCGCGATCGCCCGCGGGATCGTCGAGGCGCACGGCGGCCGCATCGGCGCCCGTCCGGCCGACGGCGGCGGCAGCGCCTTCGAGGTCGCGCTGCCCGCCGCCGGGCCGGACGTCGACCTGGCCTGGTGGTAG
- a CDS encoding response regulator transcription factor produces MALVNAPAKVLVVEDNPDIAQLIGLALSSAGLEVRAVDDGDRALAAALDWTPDVVLLDLGLPGPDGIEVCRRLRQFSNAYVLMLTARGEEVDKVIGLSVGADDYLTKPFSPRELLARVQAMLRRPRDLAPARPAPGSGALEIDREAREVRVAGEPVPLTKIEFDLLAALTENARQVHTRDQLRERVWGGSWLADDHAVDVHMSNLRRKLGATGEDGVITTVRGVGYRFVRGDGP; encoded by the coding sequence ATGGCGCTGGTGAACGCGCCCGCGAAGGTCCTGGTGGTCGAGGACAACCCGGACATCGCCCAGCTGATCGGGTTGGCGCTCTCGTCGGCCGGGCTGGAGGTGCGCGCGGTCGACGACGGCGACCGCGCGCTGGCCGCCGCGCTGGACTGGACGCCCGACGTCGTGCTGCTCGACCTCGGCCTCCCCGGACCCGACGGGATCGAGGTCTGCCGCCGCCTGCGGCAGTTCTCCAACGCCTACGTGCTGATGCTGACCGCCCGCGGCGAGGAGGTCGACAAGGTGATCGGGCTCTCCGTCGGGGCCGACGACTACCTCACCAAGCCGTTCTCGCCGCGCGAGCTGCTGGCCCGCGTGCAGGCGATGCTGCGCAGGCCGCGCGACCTGGCACCGGCGCGGCCTGCCCCCGGCTCGGGGGCGCTGGAGATCGACCGGGAGGCGCGCGAGGTGCGGGTGGCGGGCGAACCGGTGCCGCTCACGAAGATCGAGTTCGACCTGCTGGCCGCGCTGACCGAGAACGCGCGGCAGGTGCACACCCGCGACCAGCTGCGCGAACGGGTCTGGGGCGGCTCCTGGCTGGCCGACGACCACGCCGTCGACGTGCACATGTCCAACCTGCGCCGCAAGCTCGGCGCGACGGGGGAGGACGGCGTGATCACCACGGTGCGCGGGGTCGGCTACCGGTTCGTGCGCGGGGACGGGCCGTGA
- a CDS encoding C40 family peptidase gives MELIAVALAVALLTAAPTSPADPEPPASQSAEAARYQELSRRTARTNEDVLTTAQDLVDKRAALDEATAAAGRSRRVADDALAAETLASAAADRARTTADGLRDEVDHIVEISFKGLRLNGLAAIFSADSPEEFLDAAMIMDFYAEQQGGLVDAAATAADTALGARQVAVDARTTAEAGSLKADGDRDAARRLTDDAAAAADLAERRKSDLDREIDEVRVSLDRLAAADRTRLASTGPAVAAPPVGGSAGDAVRFALAQVGKPYVWGAVGPDSFDCSGLVMTAFARAGVSIPRTTYAQALVGTPVPRDQVRAGDLVLYYDEVSHVAMAIDGAMAVHASTAGEPVKVGAIDGIGPIATIRRVGG, from the coding sequence GTGGAGCTGATCGCGGTCGCACTCGCGGTCGCCCTGCTCACCGCCGCGCCCACGTCGCCCGCCGATCCCGAGCCGCCCGCCTCCCAGTCCGCCGAAGCCGCCCGGTACCAGGAGCTGAGCAGGCGGACCGCGCGGACCAACGAGGACGTCCTCACCACCGCGCAGGACCTCGTGGACAAGCGGGCGGCCCTCGACGAGGCGACCGCCGCCGCCGGGCGGTCCCGGCGGGTGGCCGACGACGCGCTGGCCGCGGAGACCCTGGCGAGCGCCGCGGCCGACCGGGCGCGCACGACCGCCGACGGGCTGCGCGACGAGGTCGACCACATCGTCGAGATCTCGTTCAAGGGCTTGCGGCTCAACGGACTCGCCGCGATCTTCAGCGCCGATTCCCCCGAGGAGTTCCTCGACGCCGCCATGATCATGGACTTCTACGCCGAGCAGCAGGGCGGGCTGGTCGACGCCGCCGCCACTGCTGCCGACACGGCGCTGGGCGCGCGGCAGGTGGCCGTCGACGCCCGGACCACCGCGGAGGCGGGCAGCCTCAAGGCCGACGGGGACCGCGACGCCGCGCGGCGGCTGACCGACGACGCGGCCGCCGCCGCGGACCTGGCGGAGCGGCGGAAGTCCGATCTCGACCGGGAGATCGACGAGGTGCGCGTCTCCCTGGACCGGCTGGCCGCCGCCGACCGGACCCGGCTCGCGAGCACCGGGCCCGCCGTCGCCGCGCCGCCGGTCGGGGGTTCGGCCGGTGACGCGGTCCGGTTCGCGCTCGCCCAGGTCGGCAAGCCGTACGTGTGGGGCGCGGTCGGCCCGGACTCGTTCGACTGCTCCGGGCTGGTGATGACCGCGTTCGCGCGGGCCGGTGTGTCCATTCCGCGCACCACCTACGCCCAGGCGCTGGTCGGCACGCCGGTCCCGCGCGACCAGGTTCGGGCTGGTGACCTGGTGCTGTACTACGACGAGGTGAGCCACGTGGCGATGGCGATCGACGGCGCGATGGCAGTGCACGCCTCGACCGCGGGCGAGCCGGTGAAGGTCGGCGCGATCGACGGCATCGGTCCCATCGCGACGATCCGCCGGGTCGGCGGGTAG
- a CDS encoding beta-phosphoglucomutase family hydrolase: MRETVGLPAGITACLFDLDGVLTNTAELHRKAWKATFDEFLRARDGEDFSPFTEDDYLRYVDGRLRVDGVRGFLDSRGISLPEDGAGGDSPTAVATRKNDLLEKVITEQGVTPYPGSLRYLEAVERAGLAIGVVTSSANGERVLEAADLSRFVRVRIDGVVIERDGLRGKPAPDAFLAGARGLGVEPGRAAVFEDALSGVEAGRAGGFGHVVGVDRTGQAAALHDHGADVVVPDLAELLEPAP; this comes from the coding sequence ATGCGCGAGACGGTAGGACTGCCGGCCGGGATCACGGCGTGCCTGTTCGACCTGGACGGTGTGCTCACCAACACCGCCGAACTGCACCGCAAGGCGTGGAAGGCGACGTTCGACGAGTTCCTGCGGGCCCGTGACGGCGAGGACTTCAGCCCGTTCACCGAGGACGACTACCTCCGGTACGTGGACGGCAGGCTGCGGGTCGACGGGGTGCGCGGGTTCCTCGACTCCAGGGGCATCTCGCTGCCGGAGGACGGGGCGGGCGGCGACTCCCCGACCGCGGTGGCCACCCGCAAGAACGACCTGCTGGAGAAGGTCATCACCGAGCAGGGCGTGACGCCGTACCCCGGTTCCCTTCGCTACCTGGAGGCCGTGGAACGGGCCGGGCTGGCCATCGGGGTCGTCACGTCGTCGGCCAACGGCGAGCGCGTGCTCGAGGCGGCCGACCTGAGCCGGTTCGTCCGGGTGCGGATCGACGGCGTGGTCATCGAACGCGACGGGCTGCGCGGCAAGCCCGCCCCCGACGCGTTCCTGGCCGGTGCGCGCGGACTCGGCGTCGAACCGGGGCGGGCCGCCGTGTTCGAGGACGCGCTGTCCGGCGTCGAGGCGGGCCGGGCCGGAGGGTTCGGCCACGTGGTCGGCGTGGACCGCACCGGCCAGGCGGCCGCGCTGCACGACCACGGGGCCGACGTCGTCGTACCCGATCTCGCCGAACTCCTGGAGCCCGCGCCGTGA
- a CDS encoding glycosyl hydrolase family 65 protein, translated as MTYEIHPWELAWRELDVDELVRTESTFALSNGHIGMRGTLEEGEPRGLPGTYLNGFYEEHQLPYGEAGYGYPEAGQTVVNVTDGKVIRLLVEDEPLDMRYGRALEHHRVLDFRTGTLRRRTRWESPTGRRVVVSTERLVSFTRRSVAAIRYEVVPDDDLQLVVQSDLLANEPIEQRSDDPRVAAALSSPLVGEFAAAEGARAVLAHRTRHSGLRMAAAMDHDLEVPDGHRTSIRAADDLARFTAAVDVPKGGRLRLTKYLGYGWSAQRSVPALRAQVEAALTGARQTGWDGLLAEQRRYLDNFWEVADVDIDGDDELQQAIRFALFHVLQAGARGETRAIPSKGLTGPGYDGHAFWDTETFVLPVLTYTVPDATRDALRWRHSTVDKARERAEVLGQRGAAFPWRSINGAECSAYWPAGTAAFHVSGDVAHATAQYVAATGDTGFERECGTELLVETARLWGSLGHHDSDGGFRIDGVTGPDEYTAVVDNNVYTNLIAQQNLRDAAAAADRHPDVARGLGVTREESDGWLAAADHMVIPFDDELGVHQQSENFTRHGEWDFDATPQENYPLLLHYPYFDLYRKQVVKQADLVLAMHLRGDAFTSEQKVRNFAYYEARTVRDSSLSAGTQAVLAAEVGHLDLAYDYLAEAAFTDLHDLHDNVRNGLHIASLAGSWTAIVAGLGGMRDHRGRLTFAPRTPPALRRYAFRMCFRGTRLSVSVEPGQATYRVISGDALRVSHHGEEFVVEPGDPVTLPIPHRDPLPPPPQPKGRAPKRGGQVSG; from the coding sequence GTGACCTACGAGATCCACCCCTGGGAGCTGGCCTGGCGGGAACTGGACGTGGACGAACTGGTCCGCACCGAGTCCACGTTCGCCCTGTCCAACGGCCACATCGGGATGCGCGGCACCCTGGAGGAGGGCGAGCCCCGCGGGCTGCCGGGCACCTACCTCAACGGGTTCTACGAGGAGCACCAGCTGCCCTACGGGGAAGCGGGCTACGGCTACCCCGAGGCGGGCCAGACCGTCGTGAACGTCACCGACGGCAAGGTCATCCGGCTGCTGGTCGAGGACGAGCCGCTGGACATGCGCTACGGGCGGGCCCTGGAGCACCACCGGGTGCTGGACTTCCGGACCGGCACGCTGCGCAGGCGGACCCGCTGGGAGTCGCCGACCGGCAGGCGGGTCGTGGTGAGCACGGAGCGGCTGGTGTCGTTCACCCGGCGCTCGGTGGCCGCGATCCGCTACGAGGTCGTGCCCGACGACGACCTGCAGCTGGTCGTGCAGTCCGACCTGCTGGCCAACGAGCCGATCGAGCAGCGCTCCGACGACCCCCGCGTGGCGGCCGCGCTGTCGTCACCGCTGGTCGGCGAGTTCGCCGCCGCCGAGGGCGCCCGTGCCGTGCTGGCGCACCGCACCCGGCACTCCGGGCTGCGGATGGCGGCGGCGATGGACCACGACCTGGAGGTCCCCGACGGCCACCGCACCAGCATCCGCGCCGCGGACGACCTCGCCCGCTTCACCGCCGCGGTCGACGTGCCGAAGGGAGGGCGGCTGCGGCTGACCAAGTACCTGGGGTACGGGTGGTCGGCGCAGCGCTCGGTGCCCGCGCTGCGCGCGCAGGTCGAGGCGGCGCTGACCGGCGCCCGGCAGACCGGCTGGGACGGGCTGCTGGCCGAGCAGCGCCGGTACCTCGACAACTTCTGGGAGGTCGCCGACGTCGACATCGACGGCGACGACGAGCTCCAGCAGGCGATCCGGTTCGCGCTGTTCCACGTCCTCCAGGCCGGGGCGCGCGGCGAGACCCGCGCGATCCCGAGCAAGGGCCTGACCGGACCCGGCTACGACGGGCACGCGTTCTGGGACACCGAGACGTTCGTGCTGCCGGTCCTGACCTACACGGTGCCGGACGCGACGCGGGACGCCCTGCGGTGGCGGCATTCCACTGTGGACAAAGCCCGTGAGCGGGCCGAGGTGCTCGGCCAGCGCGGCGCGGCGTTCCCGTGGCGGTCGATCAACGGCGCGGAGTGCTCCGCCTACTGGCCCGCGGGCACGGCGGCGTTCCACGTGTCCGGCGACGTGGCGCACGCGACGGCCCAGTACGTCGCCGCGACCGGCGACACCGGGTTCGAACGGGAGTGCGGCACCGAACTGCTCGTGGAGACGGCCAGGCTGTGGGGATCGCTGGGCCACCACGACAGCGACGGCGGGTTCCGCATCGACGGCGTGACCGGTCCCGACGAGTACACCGCGGTGGTGGACAACAACGTCTACACCAACCTGATCGCGCAGCAGAACCTGCGCGACGCCGCCGCCGCGGCCGACCGCCATCCCGACGTGGCGCGCGGGCTCGGCGTCACCCGCGAGGAGTCCGACGGGTGGCTCGCGGCGGCCGACCACATGGTGATCCCGTTCGACGACGAACTCGGCGTGCACCAGCAGTCGGAGAACTTCACCCGGCACGGGGAGTGGGACTTCGACGCGACACCGCAGGAGAACTACCCGCTGCTGCTGCACTACCCGTACTTCGACCTGTACCGCAAGCAGGTGGTGAAGCAGGCGGACCTGGTGCTGGCCATGCACCTGCGCGGCGACGCGTTCACCTCGGAGCAGAAGGTCCGCAACTTCGCCTACTACGAGGCGCGGACGGTGCGCGACTCGTCGTTGTCGGCGGGCACGCAGGCGGTGCTGGCGGCCGAGGTCGGCCACCTCGACCTCGCCTACGACTACCTGGCCGAGGCGGCGTTCACCGATCTGCACGACCTGCACGACAACGTGCGCAACGGGCTGCACATCGCGTCGCTGGCGGGTTCGTGGACCGCGATCGTCGCCGGCCTGGGCGGGATGCGCGACCACCGCGGGCGGTTGACGTTCGCCCCGCGCACTCCCCCGGCGCTGCGCCGGTACGCGTTCCGGATGTGCTTCCGCGGCACCAGGCTGTCCGTGTCGGTCGAACCCGGCCAGGCGACCTACCGCGTCATCTCCGGCGACGCCCTGCGCGTTTCCCACCACGGTGAGGAGTTCGTCGTCGAGCCCGGCGACCCCGTGACGCTGCCGATCCCGCACCGCGATCCCCTGCCACCGCCACCGCAGCCGAAGGGACGAGCGCCCAAGCGCGGTGGGCAGGTATCGGGCTGA
- a CDS encoding RGCVC family protein yields the protein MSMADVQPNAAEPDADGAVEATCTVCPHPWEAHDRVAKRFCTAMTASGDLRKCLCSGVSAGMTYSNSTRGPISG from the coding sequence ATGTCGATGGCCGACGTGCAACCGAACGCAGCCGAGCCGGACGCCGATGGCGCCGTCGAGGCCACCTGCACCGTGTGCCCGCACCCGTGGGAGGCGCACGACCGGGTCGCCAAGCGCTTCTGCACCGCGATGACCGCGAGCGGCGACCTCCGGAAGTGCCTGTGCTCCGGTGTCTCGGCGGGCATGACCTACAGCAACTCGACCAGGGGCCCGATCAGCGGCTGA
- a CDS encoding zinc-dependent alcohol dehydrogenase: MKAVTWHGKRDVRVDTVPDPIIKDPTDVIVKITSSGICGSDLHLYEVLGPFLDEGDILGHEPMGVVEEVGAEVTGLSAGDRVVVPFNVSCGTCFMCGEGLHSQCETTQVRDQGMGATLFGYTKLYGSMPGGQAEFLRVPFGNTLPIKVPHGPADDRFVYLSDVLPTAWQAVEYAGVKEGGSLVVLGLGPIGAMAARIARHRGAEKVIGVDLVPERLARAKADGIEALDLRRHGKKLADHIRDLTGGRGPDAVIDAVGMEAHGAPVGKFAQQVTGLLPDAVAEKLMRTAGVDRLGALHLAIDVVRRGGTISLAGVYGGMADPMPLLTMFDKQIQLRMGQANVKRWVDDILPLLVDDDPLGVDGFATHRVPLSEAPQAYEMFQKKQDNAIKVLLQP, encoded by the coding sequence ATGAAAGCCGTCACGTGGCACGGCAAGCGCGATGTCCGGGTCGACACGGTTCCCGACCCGATCATCAAGGACCCCACCGACGTGATCGTGAAGATCACGTCGAGCGGTATCTGCGGTTCCGACCTGCACCTGTACGAGGTGCTGGGCCCGTTCCTCGACGAGGGCGACATCCTCGGCCACGAGCCGATGGGCGTCGTCGAGGAGGTGGGCGCGGAGGTCACCGGCCTGAGCGCGGGCGACCGCGTCGTGGTGCCGTTCAACGTCTCCTGCGGCACGTGCTTCATGTGCGGCGAAGGCCTGCACTCGCAGTGCGAGACCACCCAGGTGCGCGACCAGGGCATGGGCGCGACGCTGTTCGGCTACACCAAGCTCTACGGCAGCATGCCCGGCGGGCAGGCGGAGTTCCTGCGCGTCCCGTTCGGCAACACGCTGCCGATCAAGGTCCCGCACGGCCCGGCGGACGACCGGTTCGTCTACCTGTCCGACGTGCTGCCCACCGCGTGGCAGGCCGTCGAGTACGCGGGCGTCAAGGAGGGCGGCAGCCTGGTCGTGCTCGGCCTCGGGCCGATCGGCGCCATGGCCGCCCGGATCGCGCGGCACCGCGGTGCGGAGAAGGTCATCGGCGTCGACCTGGTGCCCGAACGGCTCGCGCGCGCGAAGGCCGACGGCATCGAGGCACTCGACCTGAGGCGGCACGGCAAGAAGCTCGCCGACCACATCCGCGACCTCACCGGCGGACGCGGCCCGGACGCCGTGATCGACGCCGTCGGCATGGAGGCGCACGGCGCCCCGGTGGGCAAGTTCGCCCAGCAGGTCACCGGTCTGCTGCCCGACGCCGTGGCGGAGAAGCTGATGCGGACTGCGGGCGTCGACCGGCTCGGCGCCCTGCACCTGGCCATCGACGTCGTGCGCCGCGGCGGCACCATCTCGCTGGCGGGCGTGTACGGCGGCATGGCCGACCCGATGCCGCTGCTCACCATGTTCGACAAGCAGATCCAGCTGCGGATGGGCCAGGCCAACGTGAAGCGGTGGGTCGACGACATCCTGCCGCTGCTGGTGGACGACGACCCGCTGGGCGTGGACGGCTTCGCGACCCACCGGGTCCCGCTGTCGGAAGCGCCGCAGGCCTACGAGATGTTCCAGAAGAAGCAGGACAACGCCATCAAGGTGCTGTTGCAGCCCTGA